GCCAAGCAGATGCTGGCGATCGTGTCAGGGGGCATCGCGGGTCTGCTGTGCTTCATCGGGCTCACCCTGCTGATCCATCGGCGCGCGTTCGATGCGCGCATCCGCGCCACCAGCCATCCGACCGATCTCGCGATCCTGGTGATCCTCTGGGTGCAGCTGACGATCGGTCTGGTCACGCTGCCGTTTTCGTGGCAGCACTCGGACGGCAGCGTGATGCTGCGCCTCGCCGACTGGGCGCAGCGCGTGGTGACCTTGCGGCCCGTGGACGCCGAGGCGCTCGGCAATCTGCCGTGGCCGTATGTCGCGCACCTGATCCTCGGGATGACGATCTTCCTGCTCTTCCCGTTCAGCCGCCTGGTGCACGTGTGGAGCGGTTTCGCCGCGGTGGGTTACGTGTTTCGGCCGTATCAGGTGGTGCGCAGCCGCCGCCTCAACGTCCCGGAGGGACAGAACCTTCCTTCGCATCGCGACCTGGAGCCGGCGGTCAGCGCTGCGACATCGGACCCGGCGCCACGCGGCGCGAATCCGGACACCCACAGGCCCGTTAAAGCGGGTATTTGAGGAAGATCCATGCCGGATAGCACCGCCACTGTGTCACCCGTCGCGCGCGTCGAAGGCGTTGCGCTCAATACGCCCGCGGAAGCGCTCACGCCGGCGCAGCTGCGGCAGCGCGCGTACACCGAGCTTCTACGCCAGGACGCGCAGCGCGGGGGCCTGCTCGCCGCGGACGATGCACCCTCCGCCGATGGCGTGATCAGCGAAGCTGCGGCGGCCGCGATCGAGGCGCTGCTCGCGCGAAGCCTGAAGGTTCCCGAGCCTTCCGACGAGGCGTGTCGCCGTCACTACGCCGCTCACGAAGGACGCTATCGCACCTTCGAGCGCGTGCGTATGCGCCACATCCTCGTCGCGGTCACGCCCGGAGTCGACGTCACGGCCTTGCGCAGGCAGGCGGAGAAGATCCTGCTCGACGTGCGGTGCCGCGCCGCCGGCGAAGCCGATGCTTTTGCGAAGGCGGCAGGCGCGTTCTCGAACTGCCCGAGCGGCGCGCACGGCGGCGACGTCGGCTGGCTCACCGCCGAAGACTGCGCGCCCGAGCTCGTAAGCGAGGTGTTCGGCCGCAGCGAAGTCGGCGTGCTGCCGCGGCTGGTGCATACGCGCTTCGGCCTGCACGTCATCGAGGTGCTCGAGCGCGATCCCGGCGAGACGCAGCCGTTCGACGCGGTACGCGAGGCGGTGACGATGACGCTTCGGCGGCAGGCGTTCGTCACCGCTTTGCGGCAGTATTTGCTCGTGCTCGCGGGCGACGCGCACATCGAAGGTGTCGACCTCGAGGCGTCGGATACGCCTCTGGTGCAATAGCTGCTGCACGCGCGTTGATCTCGGTCAGTACAGCGCCGGTCGCCGCGGTTTACTGTGCAGGCATGGTTCCATGCCGATAACACGTGCGGGCGTTGCCGCCATCGTGCCGAGGACCGCCCGGTCCGGATCCTGGCGATGCTGTCAATCCACGCCGTCGTGCTCCTGTTCGCTTTTCCGCGCAGGCCGGGCGCGATCGACGAAGGAGGCATCATGTTTTGGAATGGACCCTGGAACATGCCGTGGGAGGCTTTCCCGTGGATGTGGATATTTCCCCTGACTTTTCTGATGGTGTTATTGCTGGTCCTTTTTCGCGGTCCGGGCCGCTTCATCTGCGCCGGGCGCGGCGCGTCGAATGACGCAACCAGCGCACGCGAGATTCTCGACCGCCGTTACGCGCGCGGTGAGATCAGCCGCGAAGATCATCAGCGGATGAGAAAGGACGTGGAGTAGCGGACCGTCGCGCCGGCGTCGAGCGCAGGGCTGCGTCGCCGGTTCACCTGAGGCCCACGCTCAGCCGGGGCGCTGGCGCGCGGCGCTGACGGCTAGTGGCGCGTGCTGAAGTCGCGATACAGCGCGAGCACGCCGTCTATCTTCCGCACGAGCTGCTCGAGGCAGAGCGCGTAGCCTTCGTCTTCCTCGATGAGCGCTTCACCGTGCAGACGACACGCGGGCTCGCGCATCTTCAGCAGATGCGCGAGAGCGGCCATGCCGTGTTCGCGAAGCTGCCGCGCGGCCCGTATACCGTCGAAGCCACGTACGACGGCAGCACGCAGGTGCGCAAGATCGACCTGCGCGAGCGGCTGCGCACCGAGTACATGCGCCGGCCGAGCAATCCCGACAACGATTTCCCCGGTCCCAAGGCGACCGAGAAGGAGTGAGCGATGCCGTCCTTCGACTACCGCGCGGCCGTGAGGCCGTTCGCGATCTCGGCTTTCGATTCATCCAAACCGCCGGCGACGAAGTGGAAGCTCGAAACCCGGGCATGATCATGCAGCAACCTGGCGTGCGGGCGGCTCAGCCTCGCAGCTGAGCAGCGGGCTCGCCGACCCAGCGCTCTCCGAGCTGCCACTCGCGGGAGACAACTCCGGGCACCGCTCGCGGGCGGCTGGCAAAATTGAAGACGAGATGCGGACGCGGGCTCCGCAAGCGCACACGTGTTCCCGTATCGCGCAGAGGACTCACGAGATCGGCCAACGCCGCGAGCTCGTCGACCGCGGACAGCCGCAGAAGCAGGTCCGGATCCGCAACGATGTCTATGCGACTGCGGCCCCGGCTCGTTCCGTACAGGGCCGTGGACAGGAGGGGATGGCACTCCGGCGGGAGCTTCACTATCGTTCGCTCGCAGTGCCGCGCGTTTATGAGGAGCTCACGCACCGTTTCGCTTCCGGCCCACGTGAGCTCCGACTTCAATCGCCATCGATTCATCTCCATCTCCTTCAAAGAGCCCGCTTTCGCCGCTTTCGCGACCGTGCATCACCGTTCGCGGGCCCGTCCGGCGTAACGAGGCCGGGACCTATGATGGGACAACGGCAGAGATCCGATAAGCCGTACGGCTGGAACAATGCTGTTTCTGATATGGCCGCAAATAGCCTCATTCGTCCGGGAGCGAGGGTGCGGCATCTGAGTCGCCCGCCGGCGTCCGATGGAGATTGACGGCGTGCGCGTCATATACTTCCTCTCTCATTATTTCACCGGAGAACGCGATGAGCGCAGCGGAAGACCAGAGGCAGTATCCGGCCGGACGCGACTCGCCGGCTCGCGTCGCCGGTGCGCCGGGGCACGATGAATGGCTCATCGACGAATCGATCGCCGAGAGCTTTCCCGCGAGCGATCCGCCGGCGCCCCCGCACCCGGGCAGCACCGTCGGCATGCGTTATCCCATCGCCGCGTCGCGGTCCTTCCCGCATGCGCTGCGGTTGCCGGGTTCCGCTGCGGCATGGGCTGCGATTTGCCTGTCGCTCGTCTGCATCGCGCTTCTCTCGAGGAGGCGTTGACGCCAGCACGCCGTGGACGCCGGTGGCCCACCGAAAGTGGTCCATCGGCATTTCGCGACGCACTAGCGCCGGGACAGTGGCGAATTGCGCGCGGTGACCGGGTTCGATGGGGGCAAGAGCATCAGCATGATCGCCCCTATCGCGAAGCCTGCCGCACCAAGCAACATGATCGCGCTATAACTGCCGAACGAATCGTACGCGAAGGCAGCGGCGAGCGCACCCACGACGCGACCGAACAAGGCAAACGAATTGGACGATGCGTTGATGCTGCCGTAGTTCGCACGCCCATAAGTATCCGCGACCCATGCCGCTTGCAGCGGCAACATGGCCAGACCGATTCCCCACAAGATCGCGTACACCCAGACGAGCTCTGTCGAGGCAGGCCCTATGAAGGCGAAGGCGAGGAGCGCGAATCCGCCGGCGATCGCCGTCAGATTCAGCAACCATTTCTTGCTGTAAATGTCGCCCATCCAGCCGATGACGATGCGCGAGGGAATGTTGACTATCAGCGATAGGCTGAGCGCTGCGGTCGCTGTCACAGGGTCCACGCCTCGGCTCAGCATGTGCGGCATCTGGTGGACCTGCGTGATGCCCATGCCGACATAGCGCAGAAAGATCGCCGTCGTGAACAGCCAGAACGGCGTGTGGCGCAGCGCCTCTGCCAACGTGAACTCGGGCTCGAGAGGCGGCTGCTGACCGACAGACGTCGGCGGCCGACGGTCTGACGTCGTGACCTCCGAAGTCGGACCCGCTTCCCGATCGAGCTCGTGCGGCGCGGGCTTATGGCGCATGAAGGGAGCTACCGCCGCGGTGAAAAGCAGCGCGGTTGCACCCAGGCTCGCAGCGCTGACCCTCCACCCATACATTTCCGTCAGCGCGCTCATGATCGGAATCAAGACCAGGCCTGCACCGCCGGAACCGGTGAAGTAAATGCCCAGTGCGAGGGAGCGGCGCATTTTGAACCAGTGCGCGATCGCCGCCGATCCTGTGGACGGTCCGAGCGCCCCGTTGATCCCGGTGCCGACCAGCAGCACGAAATATGCGGCAAACGCCCAATAGCTATGAGCGGTGGGTATCAAGAGCCAGCCCAAACCGCCGAGCAGGCCGCCGACGACGATAACGGGCCGGGATCCGTATCGGTCGAAGTACTTCCCGAACGCGGGTCCCAGCAGCAGGCCCCAGGTCAGGGACAAAGCCCAGGCAACGGTGATGCTCGTACGGCTCCAGCCGAATTCCTGCGCCAGCGGATCGACGAAGACTGTAAAGCCCCACGTGAACGCGGCCTGGTTCAGCATGTACATGACCCACGCACCCGCGACGACTGCCCATCCATGGTAAAAGCCCGGCTTCTCTCGCCGCTGTGTTGCCACGGGTGATCCCTGCTTGCTCACGATCGCGCGATAGTAGCTCACATTGCAGCTTGAATTTGCACCGGCGGGCGCAAGGCTTTACCGGCTTCAGCTGGAACATCCGGGTCGAAGAGGTGCCGGATCCATGCCGAGTATCTTCTCGAGGTGGGTGCGCGATACTCGCATATATCACAGCGTGATACAATGGCTCATGAACAAAGCATCCGCTCGCCAAGCCCCGAGTCGTCGGTGCGAGATGATGAAGCGCGATTTCGAAAACCTTGCCGATTTCCGCTACCAGGTCCGCCGTTTCCTCCGCTTCAGCGAGGAAGCTTCGCGCATGCTGGGCACCACGTCGCTTCAATACCTGCTCATGCTTCACATAAAGGCATTTCCCCGGCGTGAATGGGCGACTGTAGGCGAGCTCGCGGAGCGCCTTCAGGCGAAGCACCATGGCGTGGTGTCGCTGGTGTCCCGGTGCGAGGCCGCGGGATGGGTCTGTCGACGCACCGGCCGCGGCGATAGGCGCCGGGTCGAGGTCACGTTGACGAAGAAAGGCGGCAGGCGTTTGGCCGACTTGGTGAGCCTTCACCGCGCCGAGCTGCCAACCGAAGGGTTTCTCGATGCCGGCTCTCGGGCAAGCCGCTCAATCGCCCGGAGAGGAATATGCCGGAAGCGGCCGCGCTGAATCTATTCGAAGCTCTCGTGGAGCAGGCGCCGGCCGCTTTGATCTTTGCGGACCGCGAAGGCGCAATCCGCGTCTGGAACGCCGGCGCCGAGACGGTCTTTGGATTCTCGAAAGCCGAGGTGATGGGGGCCAGCCTGGACGTGATCATTCCCGAGCGGCTGCGGGACGCTCACTGGCGAGGCTTCCGAACAGCGATCGAGACGGGCCGCGAAAAGTACGCGGGGAAGGTGTTGACTACTCGGGCAGTCCACAAGAACGGGAGCAAATTGTACGTGGATCTGAGTTTCGCTCTTGTGAGAGACGACGCCGGTTTCGTGGTCGGCTCGCTGGCGATAGCGCGCGACTGCACTGACCGCTACGCGCTGGATAAAGCGCTGAAGGCCCGGGTCGCCGAGCTGGAGCGCGGCGCCGGAAACCCTTGACACGTCGCACGCCAATACATCATAGTGTGATATATCTCGTTCATTCCGGGAATACGCTCCCGGTTGAAGTGAATGTGTCAGGGGTTTGCCGCAGATGCAAAGCTCCAGCTCCATGAAATCGGATCCACCGTCAGCTGCTCCAGCGCAATCCTACGGAGAGCTCGTGCTCTACGCCGCCGCTCCTGTCGCGGACGTCGCCTGGTTCTACGGACTTCCGCTCGAAGACAAATTCATAGGCATCACGCTCGGCGCGTACATGGCGGCGGCCCTTCATGTGCGCCCGATGATCGGGCGATATGTGCAACTCGGTAAGGTGCACCTGGTCATCAGGCGACTCGACCATGACCGAATCGCGAAGGTCGGCCTCAGGCTTGTAGAGAGCCCGTGTGAGCCGGGCCGAAACGACCGTTCCCATACCGGATCCGATATCAGCCGCCCACCCGAGGAAGAGTGCGCTACATAGAAAAGGAGAGTGCCATGCCAGCCGAAGTCGAGGCGATCGACGGTAACGCCATAGCGGTGTCGGATTCCGAGCTCGTCGATGCGATCGCATCGGGGGATCACGGGGCGTTTCGAGCTCTCATGCAGCGTTACAACCGGCTTTTATACAGGACGGCGCGCAGCATCCTCAAGAACGAAACCGACGCCGAAGATGCGCTGCAGAGCGCGTATCTGCTGGTGTATCGCGGCATCGACTCATTTCGCGGTGACGCCCGTATATCGACCTGGCTCGTGCGCGTCGTCATCAACGAATCGCTTGCGTGCCTGCGCAAGCGAGCGCGTTCGGCGTACGTCGTCAACCTCGAAGGCAGCGAGCTCGACGCCGCGGTCGAGGCGGAGGCCGACGCCAGCTTCGACAAAGGCGAACGACCGGAAGACGAGCTCATGCGCGCGGATACCCGGCAGCTCATCCAGGCCAAGGTCGATGAACTGCCGCTCGCGTATCGCGCCGTGTTTGTCCTGCGGGCGCTCGAGGAGCTGTCGGTGACCGAAACGGCCCAGGCGCTGCAAATTCCGGAGGCAACAGTCCGGACTCGTTTCTTCCGAGCGCGGGAGCGGCTCAAACGATCATTGTCTCTCGATGCAACCGGTGCTCTCGATATGGCATTCCCCTTCGCCGGTGCACGTTGCGCCGGGAGTGTCGCGCGCGTGATCGCTGCCATATCGGCGGATGCACTATTGTCCTCGAACCGCCCGGGCAGTGTCCGTGGAGACCTCATCCTGCGGCAACGGTAGCCTCCACCGTGGCGCACCAGGCTCGGGCAATGACACACCGCACTGATCGAAGGCCGGTGTTCTTCGATCTTCTGCACATTCAGATGCCGGTGGGCGCACTGACCTCGATCACGCACCGGGTGACCGGCGTGCTTCTGGCCGTCGGCGTTCCAGTTACGATTTATCTGCTGGACCTGTCGGTGCGAGACGCGGACGGTTACGCCGCGGTCATTGCGCTGTTCGACCGATGGTACGTCAAATGCGGCGGGATCCTTTTGATCTGGTCGCTCGCTCATCACTTGCTGGCGGGCATCCGGCATCTGTTGAGCGATATCGACGTCGGCTCGCAGCTGCACGCAGCACGTCGCAGCGCATGGACCGTGAACCTGGCCGGGCTCGCCGTCGCGTTCCTCGCGGCCGCGGCGTTGCTGTGAGAAAAGCCGCCACCGGCTTCCGCGCGTGGCTCGTGCAGCGGATCAGCGCGGTCTACATGCTTTTGTTCATCCTGTATCTGCTCGCCCATTTCATCGTCGATCCGCCTCGGTCGCACCTCGCGTGGCGCGGCTGGATATTGAGCCCCGCGGTGAGCATCGTCTCGTTCGCCTTCTTTGCAGCGTTATTGATGCATGCCTGGATAGGGCTGCGCGACGTGACCATGGATTACGTAAAGCATCCGGGCACGCGGGTGTTCGTGCTCGCTTTACTGGTCGCAGCTCTCCTGGCGACAGGCGGATGGACTGCGCGGATTCTGCTCCTGGGAAGCCACTGAGCCGGAACGAAGCCGAGGGAAGCCCCGATGAAACTGTCGATTTTCCGTTTCGATCCCGAGCGCGACGGGAAGCCGTATATGCAGGATTACGAGATCGACCTGCAGCCCACGGACCGCATGCTGCTCGACGTCATCATCCGCATCAAGGCCCAGGACGACACGCTCACCTTCAGAAAATCCTGTCGGGAAGGGGTGTGCGGCTCGGACGCGATGAACATCAACGGTCGCAACGGGCTGGCCTGCATTACCAGCGTTCGCGAACTGAAAGAGCCGGTGATATTGCGCCCCTTGCCGAGTTTCCCCGTCATTCGCGACCTCGTGGTCGACATGACGCGGTTCTTCAAACAGTATCACTCGATCAAGCCGTATCTGATCAACGACGAGCCCCCACCCGAACGAGAACGGCTGCAATCGCCCGCAGATCGCGACAAGCTGAACGGGCTATACGAGTGCATTTTGTGCGCGTGCTGCACCAGCCAGTGTCCGTCGTCGTGGTGGAATCCCGATAAATTCGTCGGCCCGGCCGGGTTGCTGCAGGCCGATCGTTTTATCGCCGACAGCCGCGATCGGGCAACGCCGGAGCGGCTCGATGACCTGGACGATCCATACCGGTTGTTCCGGTGCCGCACGATCATGAACTGCACGGAGGTCTGTCCCAAAGGTCTCGCGCCGTCCCGGGCGATCGAGAAGATCAGGCTGCTGATGGCCAGGCAGTCGGTTTGAGCGGCGCGCCCGGCCGGCACGCTGCGCCCGGGCTCTGTCTCGAAGCCCTGATTCGCGGGGTCATCACAACGCGTGCCGCTGCGTGGGAACGGCCACCGACGCGTTCGCATCTAACCGATTGAACCGTTGATGAACCGCGAACCTCTCGAGGACCCAATCCGCCTTTTCGACGTTGAACACACAACGCGATGATTTGACCCCGTCGATTTGGCTGCCCCGGCCGGACGAGCTCCCGCGACCTGTGAAAGCCGGACACCGTCGGAGGATGCCGCGTTGGGTGCCGAGATAAGAGAGCTGCTCGAGCAGAAAATCGACGAGCTGCCGATTGCGCTCCGGATGGTCTTCGTAATGCGGGAGCTCGAAGCAATGACGGTCGAGCAGACGGCCGAATGTCTCGGCATTTCCGAAGCGACCGTGCGCAGTCGTCTGTCCCGGGCCAAATCGCTGTTACGCACATCGCTCGAGCGCGAGATCGATCTCGAGTGGCGGAACGTATTCGCTTTCGGCGGGGACCGCTGCGAGCGCTTCATCGACGCAGTGCTGGCCCGTATCCGTAACGACGGAAGTCACACCTGAACTCAAAGGAGCACTTTCATGAAAACAGCAGCGCTTATTGCAGCAGGAGCTTTCGCACTGGCATTCCCGGGCGTATCGGCGCACTCCGCAGAGCCGAATGACGCGCAGATCGCCGCAATCGTCGTCACGGCGAACCAGGTCGATGTCGACGCAGGAAAACTGGCGCAGTCGAAATCGGGCGACAAGGAGGTCAAGGCATTCGCCCAACGCATGATCAAGGACCATACGGGCGTCAACAAAGCGGCGGTAGAGCTCGTGACGAAGCTGAAAGTGAAACCCGAGGAGAACCCCACCAGCAAGAGTCTCAAGGCCGGGGGCGACGACACGCTCAAGCGGCTCAAGGGACTCAAAGGGGCGGAATTCGATAAGGCCTACGTCGATAACGAGGTGACCTATCATCAGACGGTGCTCGACGCGCTCGACAAAACGCTGATCCCGGGTGCGAAGAACGAGGAGTTGAAGGCGCTGCTGGTGAAAGTCCGTCCGGCGTTCGTCGCGCACCTGGAGCACGCCAGGCAAATTCAGGCGTCGTTCAAGAAATAACGAACCGTCGAATGGCGTCGATTTCCGGCTGCCGTCAGGTCCTGCGTCCGGTCATGGCGCCTGCCGCAATGGCTGAACCCAGGGCCATCACGGCGAACGCCCAGAACCACGCGGATGCGTTCGCCACACCGCCTGCGCCCTTCACGGCGAGCCCTACTGCCAGAGGCCCGAGAAATCCGCTCGTGAAACCGAGCAAGCCGAAGAGCGTCAGCGCGGCAGCGCGGATATCCGGCGTCGACTCCGCAATCACGCCGCCATTGATCGCTCCGGCATCACCGTAACTGGTCGCCCCGTGCACCAGGAGCAGGGTGAGGACGAGCGCATAAGGGCTTGTCGCCAGCGATCCCAGTATCAGACAGACGCAAACCGATGCGAGCGAGACGAGACGCACCATCCGCTGGCGTCCGAACCGAAAAGCCAGCTCGGCGACGCCGAGACTCACCGGCACGGCGATCAACGCCGAAATCCCCGCCAGGACGGGCGGTGCCCAAACCGACTCCGGACTGCCGTTCAACCCGGCGTTGAACGCGAGGAAAGGTACGAACCATACCCGGATGGCAAAAACTTCCCAGGTGTTTCCGGCGTAGGCGATGACGTAGCGCATCACCTTCGGTTCTTTCAGTGCCGCGCGGAAATCGGGGAACCAGCGGATTGATTTGATTTCGCCGACTTCGAGCGAAGGACCGATCAGCAGCAGCAGCGGCAGCGAGAGTATCGCCGCGGTGCCTGCTCCGACGAATGCCGCCGGCCACCCATAGGCTTCGCCGAGCAGTCCCGCGATAAGGAACGATCCACCGCTCCCGATCGCATAGGCTGCGCTGTAGAACGCCCCGGCACGCGCCTTGGTGGTGCCTTCGAGACGCTCGACCATGAGCATCATGCCGACGATATGGACGCCGGAAAAGCCGACGCCGGCCATGAACCGCAGGAGCACTGCCGACCAGAAACCCGTGGCGACGAAAGCGAAGGCAAAAGATGCGAGCCCCGCGATTCCGGCCGAGACCGCATAGACCGTTCGTCCGTCGGTTCGATTTGCCGCGCCGGAGAGGAACGACAGTCCTGCCGCGTATCCCGCGAAATAGATGCCGCCCAACCAGCCGATCTGTGCGGCGTCGAGCGACCATTGACGGGCCAGCTCGACGATCACGGCGGGCACGGCCATGATCGCGACCTGGCTCAGGATCAAGCCGA
This sequence is a window from Burkholderiales bacterium. Protein-coding genes within it:
- the narI gene encoding respiratory nitrate reductase subunit gamma; its protein translation is MSTPYGFLFGVYPYICLTVFLLGSLIRFDQNQYSWKSDSSQMLRAGSLRWGSNLFHIGILFLFFGHLVGLLMPHALYGLFIGAPAKQMLAIVSGGIAGLLCFIGLTLLIHRRAFDARIRATSHPTDLAILVILWVQLTIGLVTLPFSWQHSDGSVMLRLADWAQRVVTLRPVDAEALGNLPWPYVAHLILGMTIFLLFPFSRLVHVWSGFAAVGYVFRPYQVVRSRRLNVPEGQNLPSHRDLEPAVSAATSDPAPRGANPDTHRPVKAGI
- a CDS encoding peptidylprolyl isomerase, whose product is MPDSTATVSPVARVEGVALNTPAEALTPAQLRQRAYTELLRQDAQRGGLLAADDAPSADGVISEAAAAAIEALLARSLKVPEPSDEACRRHYAAHEGRYRTFERVRMRHILVAVTPGVDVTALRRQAEKILLDVRCRAAGEADAFAKAAGAFSNCPSGAHGGDVGWLTAEDCAPELVSEVFGRSEVGVLPRLVHTRFGLHVIEVLERDPGETQPFDAVREAVTMTLRRQAFVTALRQYLLVLAGDAHIEGVDLEASDTPLVQ
- a CDS encoding SHOCT domain-containing protein, which gives rise to MLSIHAVVLLFAFPRRPGAIDEGGIMFWNGPWNMPWEAFPWMWIFPLTFLMVLLLVLFRGPGRFICAGRGASNDATSAREILDRRYARGEISREDHQRMRKDVE
- a CDS encoding MFS transporter; this translates as MYMLNQAAFTWGFTVFVDPLAQEFGWSRTSITVAWALSLTWGLLLGPAFGKYFDRYGSRPVIVVGGLLGGLGWLLIPTAHSYWAFAAYFVLLVGTGINGALGPSTGSAAIAHWFKMRRSLALGIYFTGSGGAGLVLIPIMSALTEMYGWRVSAASLGATALLFTAAVAPFMRHKPAPHELDREAGPTSEVTTSDRRPPTSVGQQPPLEPEFTLAEALRHTPFWLFTTAIFLRYVGMGITQVHQMPHMLSRGVDPVTATAALSLSLIVNIPSRIVIGWMGDIYSKKWLLNLTAIAGGFALLAFAFIGPASTELVWVYAILWGIGLAMLPLQAAWVADTYGRANYGSINASSNSFALFGRVVGALAAAFAYDSFGSYSAIMLLGAAGFAIGAIMLMLLPPSNPVTARNSPLSRR
- a CDS encoding MarR family winged helix-turn-helix transcriptional regulator yields the protein MMKRDFENLADFRYQVRRFLRFSEEASRMLGTTSLQYLLMLHIKAFPRREWATVGELAERLQAKHHGVVSLVSRCEAAGWVCRRTGRGDRRRVEVTLTKKGGRRLADLVSLHRAELPTEGFLDAGSRASRSIARRGICRKRPR
- a CDS encoding PAS domain S-box protein; translation: MPEAAALNLFEALVEQAPAALIFADREGAIRVWNAGAETVFGFSKAEVMGASLDVIIPERLRDAHWRGFRTAIETGREKYAGKVLTTRAVHKNGSKLYVDLSFALVRDDAGFVVGSLAIARDCTDRYALDKALKARVAELERGAGNP
- a CDS encoding transporter associated domain-containing protein, with translation MKSDPPSAAPAQSYGELVLYAAAPVADVAWFYGLPLEDKFIGITLGAYMAAALHVRPMIGRYVQLGKVHLVIRRLDHDRIAKVGLRLVESPCEPGRNDRSHTGSDISRPPEEECAT
- a CDS encoding RNA polymerase sigma factor yields the protein MPAEVEAIDGNAIAVSDSELVDAIASGDHGAFRALMQRYNRLLYRTARSILKNETDAEDALQSAYLLVYRGIDSFRGDARISTWLVRVVINESLACLRKRARSAYVVNLEGSELDAAVEAEADASFDKGERPEDELMRADTRQLIQAKVDELPLAYRAVFVLRALEELSVTETAQALQIPEATVRTRFFRARERLKRSLSLDATGALDMAFPFAGARCAGSVARVIAAISADALLSSNRPGSVRGDLILRQR
- the sdhC gene encoding succinate dehydrogenase, cytochrome b556 subunit, encoding MTHRTDRRPVFFDLLHIQMPVGALTSITHRVTGVLLAVGVPVTIYLLDLSVRDADGYAAVIALFDRWYVKCGGILLIWSLAHHLLAGIRHLLSDIDVGSQLHAARRSAWTVNLAGLAVAFLAAAALL
- the sdhD gene encoding succinate dehydrogenase, hydrophobic membrane anchor protein, with amino-acid sequence MRKAATGFRAWLVQRISAVYMLLFILYLLAHFIVDPPRSHLAWRGWILSPAVSIVSFAFFAALLMHAWIGLRDVTMDYVKHPGTRVFVLALLVAALLATGGWTARILLLGSH
- a CDS encoding succinate dehydrogenase iron-sulfur subunit, producing the protein MKLSIFRFDPERDGKPYMQDYEIDLQPTDRMLLDVIIRIKAQDDTLTFRKSCREGVCGSDAMNINGRNGLACITSVRELKEPVILRPLPSFPVIRDLVVDMTRFFKQYHSIKPYLINDEPPPERERLQSPADRDKLNGLYECILCACCTSQCPSSWWNPDKFVGPAGLLQADRFIADSRDRATPERLDDLDDPYRLFRCRTIMNCTEVCPKGLAPSRAIEKIRLLMARQSV
- a CDS encoding sigma-70 family RNA polymerase sigma factor produces the protein MAAPAGRAPATCESRTPSEDAALGAEIRELLEQKIDELPIALRMVFVMRELEAMTVEQTAECLGISEATVRSRLSRAKSLLRTSLEREIDLEWRNVFAFGGDRCERFIDAVLARIRNDGSHT
- a CDS encoding DUF4142 domain-containing protein, whose translation is MKTAALIAAGAFALAFPGVSAHSAEPNDAQIAAIVVTANQVDVDAGKLAQSKSGDKEVKAFAQRMIKDHTGVNKAAVELVTKLKVKPEENPTSKSLKAGGDDTLKRLKGLKGAEFDKAYVDNEVTYHQTVLDALDKTLIPGAKNEELKALLVKVRPAFVAHLEHARQIQASFKK
- a CDS encoding MFS transporter; the protein is MATLIRRPARIIAALSFGLILSQVAIMAVPAVIVELARQWSLDAAQIGWLGGIYFAGYAAGLSFLSGAANRTDGRTVYAVSAGIAGLASFAFAFVATGFWSAVLLRFMAGVGFSGVHIVGMMLMVERLEGTTKARAGAFYSAAYAIGSGGSFLIAGLLGEAYGWPAAFVGAGTAAILSLPLLLLIGPSLEVGEIKSIRWFPDFRAALKEPKVMRYVIAYAGNTWEVFAIRVWFVPFLAFNAGLNGSPESVWAPPVLAGISALIAVPVSLGVAELAFRFGRQRMVRLVSLASVCVCLILGSLATSPYALVLTLLLVHGATSYGDAGAINGGVIAESTPDIRAAALTLFGLLGFTSGFLGPLAVGLAVKGAGGVANASAWFWAFAVMALGSAIAAGAMTGRRT